Proteins co-encoded in one Rhopalosiphum maidis isolate BTI-1 chromosome 2, ASM367621v3, whole genome shotgun sequence genomic window:
- the LOC113555236 gene encoding uncharacterized protein LOC113555236 → MMDTKKDFEFEELIICGCCKQKFNETEFVPKELSCKHCFCLQCVKTTMLKGLEVYCINCWKRTELDEQSPETLRTQKSILSLIRHLANVKVNKSVDKERKGENCHTHGMPFSFWCYNCQQLLCRACGTQSDHIGHSIKSNNDARDHLISEVQVETIAIAKLMSEIQNLFGHKRQFLLRVLDACNTLKTQIELELNSGWTQNTNDLLQTNEALNSIKPSNLRTDDLYDLQLYLNRLEQVKQKVQNKYSEQFAHGQLEDIISSTNLLDFGMIKQSLSSLQSMALESYKSADLANPNTHIFFLANYCTAQLFTRYVLPKHVTQLVNGPEFAKNSPGNSSTTQYTTSLSSISSNEPVLITSQSSPPPAILNSVPSIRNVNTFPMFYFNIEVNGTPFGRLVIETRPDVAPRMSKNFEVLTVGDTNGCSYKGCSIFQCWDGESVITGDFELNNGRGGKSIYDESYFMPDDTKFPAVRGAVGMRRTQKRHDNMGMVGSQFRIILQEMRGFTAIFGHVVDGIDLVEKMASFGDQTGKPSKTFVISSCGKV, encoded by the exons ATGATGGatacaaaaaaagattttgaatttgaaGAACTTATAATATGTGGCTGTTGCAAgcagaaattcaatgaaacaGAATTTGTGCCAAAAGAACTTAGTTGTAAACACTGTTTTTGTTTACAATGTGTTAAGACTACAATGCTCAAAGGTTTAGAAGTATATTGCATAAACTGTTGGAAGCGTACTGAATTAGATGAGCAATCTCCAGAGACTCTACGAACTCAAAAGTCTATTCTCAGTCTAATTAGACACCTGGCAAATGTTAAAGTCAATAAATCTGTTGATAAAGAACGAAag GGTGAAAATTGTCATACACATGGAATGCCATTTTCATTTTGGTGTTACAATTGCCAACAGCTGTTATGTCGAGCGTGTGGAACTCAATCAGATCATATTGGACAttctataaaatcaaataatgatGCACGTGACCATCTAATCAGTGAA gttcaAGTTGAAACTATAGCTATTGCTAAATTGATGAgtgaaatacaaaatttatttggaCACAAACGCCAATTTCTCTTAAGGGTTTTAGATGCCTGTAACACACTAAAAACTCAAATTGAACTTGAGCTAAATAGTGGTTGGACTCAAAATACAAATGATTTACTGCAGACCAATGAAGCTTTGAATAGTATCAAACCGTCAAATTTACGTACAGatgatttatatgatttacaattatatttgaatcgGCTAGAACAAGTGAAACagaaagtacaaaataaatactcagAACAATTTGCACATGGCCAATTAGAAGATATCATATCTTCTACTAATTTGTTAGATTTTGGTATGATCAAACAATCGTTGTCCTCATTACAGTCCATGGCTTTAGAATCATATAAGTCAGCAGATTTGGCAAATCCAaatactcatatttttttcttggcTAACTATTGCACAGCACAATTGTTTACAAGGTATGTACTACCTAAACATGTCACACAACTTGTAAATGGACCAGAATTTGCAAAAAATTCTCCTGGAAACTCATCTACCACTCAATACACAACATCTTTATCTTCAATTTCATCAAACGAACCAGTACTGATAACTTCACAAAGCAGTCCACCACCagctattttaaatagtgtacCATCAATACGTAATGTTAATACTTTTCCCatgttttactttaatattgaagTAAATGGGACACCATTTGGTCGTTTAGTTATTGAAACTCGTCCAGATGTGGCGCCAAGAATGTcaaagaattttgaagttCTAACTGTGGGGGATACAAATGGTTGTTCATATAAAGGCTGCTCAATATTTCAGTGTTGGGATGGAGAATCTGTGATTACAGGtgattttgaattaaacaaCGGTCGTGGTGGTAAATCTATATATGATGAAAGTTACTTCATGCCTGATGATACTAAGTTTCCTGCAGTTCGAGGAGCCGTAGGAATGCGCCGCACTCAAAAACGTCATGATAATATGGGTATGGTTGGATCACAGTTTCGTATTATACTACAAGAGATGCGTGGGTTCACAGCAATTTTTGGGCATGTGGTAGATGGCATTGATCTCGTTGAAAAAATGGCCTCGTTTGGAGATCAAACTGGCAAACCGTCCAAGACTTTTGTCATATCTAGTTGTGGTAAAGTGTAA
- the LOC113555232 gene encoding WD repeat domain phosphoinositide-interacting protein 2 isoform X4: MSTGALELKYFSFGTAGKKVLSKSLAVGTKTGYRLYSLSSVDNLDQIYENESEDICIVERLFSSSLVAVVSLSSPRKLRVCHFKKGNEICNYSYSNTILGVKLNRARLVVCLEESLYIHNIHDMKVLHTIRDTPPNPAGLCCLSTNSDLCYLAYPGSSTTGEVQIFDAINLQSVSMISAHESPLAAMAISHQGNRIATASERGTVIRVFNISDGAKLYEFRRGVKRCVSICSLAFSIDGLYLCSSSNTETVHVFKLDDTKEIPQMPDEQQSWMSFLSKAVTASANYLPTQVTDVFNQGRAVASIHLPFQGLKNICTIVMVDKVLRLLVASSHGYLYVYNLDMEEGGECTLWRTHRLDGQLDVVDSPKPIKLKEANTTKLDKNTKTESSINKNLDTGPAVVLDTNHMTEDCLDCTLSVANAENHVDSLTDVSEDRFNLNDDSEFPPVI; this comes from the exons aTCTCTTGCTGTTGGTACAAAGACTGGATATCGTTTGTATTCGTTGTCTTCCGTTGATAATTTAGaccaaatatatgaaaatg AATCTGAAGACATCTGTATTGTGGAGAGACTATTCAGCAGTAGCTTGGTTGCAGTGGTCAGCTTGTCGTCGCCACGTAAGTTAAGAGTATGCCATTTTAAAAAAGGAAATGAAATATGTAACTACAGCTACTCAAACACTATTCTAGGCGTGAAACTAAATAGGGCC AGATTAGTTGTATGCCTAGAAGAATCGttgtatatacacaatatacatgatATGAAGGTCTTGCACACAATCAGAGACACTCCACCAAACCCAGCAGGACTTTGTTGTCTATCTACAAACAGTGATTTGTGCTATTTGGCATATCCTGGTTCAAGTACAACTGGTGAAGTGCAAATTTTTGATGCCATCAATTtg caatCTGTGTCCATGATCTCAGCTCATGAAAGTCCTTTGGCAGCAATGGCCATTAGTCATCAAGGCAATAGAATAGCAACAGCCAGTGAACGAGGCACAGTTATTAGAGTGTTTAACATTTCTGATGGTGCCAAACTGTACGAGTTCCGCCGTGGTGTTAAACGCTGTGTCAGTATTTGTAGCTTGGCGTTTAGTATTGATGGCTTGTACTTGTGCTCATCAAGTAATACTGAAACAGTGCATGTGTTCAAATTGGATGACACTAAAGAAat ccCACAAATGCCCGACGAACAACAAAGCTGGATGTCATTTTTGTCAAAAGCCGTTACTGCATCAGCTAATTATTTACCAACTCAAGTAACAGATGTGTTCAACCAGGGAAGAGCAGTTGCTTCAATCCATCTACCGTTTCAAGGactaaaaaacatttgtaCTATAGTgat ggttGATAAAGTTTTAAGGTTACTGGTTGCTTCATCCCATggatatttgtatgtttataatttagatatggAAGAGGGTGGTGAATGTACTCTCTGGCGTACTCATAG ACTGGATGGCCAACTAGATGTAGTGGACAGCCCTAAACCAATCAAATTGAAGGAGGCCAATACAACCAAGTTAGATAAAAACACGAAAACAGAATcctcaattaataaaaatttag ATACTGGGCCTGCAGTAGTGTTAGACACTAACCATATGACTGAGGACTGCTTGGATTGCACACTGTCGGTAGCGA atGCAGAGAATCATGTTGACAGCTTGACTGATGTATCTGAAGATCGATTTAACTTGAATGACGATTCAGAGTTTCCTCCAGTTATATGA
- the LOC113555232 gene encoding WD repeat domain phosphoinositide-interacting protein 2 isoform X5, with translation MSTGALELKYFSFGTAGKKVLSKSLAVGTKTGYRLYSLSSVDNLDQIYENESEDICIVERLFSSSLVAVVSLSSPRKLRVCHFKKGNEICNYSYSNTILGVKLNRARLVVCLEESLYIHNIHDMKVLHTIRDTPPNPAGLCCLSTNSDLCYLAYPGSSTTGEVQIFDAINLQSVSMISAHESPLAAMAISHQGNRIATASERGTVIRVFNISDGAKLYEFRRGVKRCVSICSLAFSIDGLYLCSSSNTETVHVFKLDDTKEIPQMPDEQQSWMSFLSKAVTASANYLPTQVTDVFNQGRAVASIHLPFQGLKNICTIVMVDKVLRLLVASSHGYLYVYNLDMEEGGECTLWRTHRLDGQLDVVDSPKPIKLKEANTTKLDKNTKTESSINKNLDAENHVDSLTDVSEDRFNLNDDSEFPPVI, from the exons aTCTCTTGCTGTTGGTACAAAGACTGGATATCGTTTGTATTCGTTGTCTTCCGTTGATAATTTAGaccaaatatatgaaaatg AATCTGAAGACATCTGTATTGTGGAGAGACTATTCAGCAGTAGCTTGGTTGCAGTGGTCAGCTTGTCGTCGCCACGTAAGTTAAGAGTATGCCATTTTAAAAAAGGAAATGAAATATGTAACTACAGCTACTCAAACACTATTCTAGGCGTGAAACTAAATAGGGCC AGATTAGTTGTATGCCTAGAAGAATCGttgtatatacacaatatacatgatATGAAGGTCTTGCACACAATCAGAGACACTCCACCAAACCCAGCAGGACTTTGTTGTCTATCTACAAACAGTGATTTGTGCTATTTGGCATATCCTGGTTCAAGTACAACTGGTGAAGTGCAAATTTTTGATGCCATCAATTtg caatCTGTGTCCATGATCTCAGCTCATGAAAGTCCTTTGGCAGCAATGGCCATTAGTCATCAAGGCAATAGAATAGCAACAGCCAGTGAACGAGGCACAGTTATTAGAGTGTTTAACATTTCTGATGGTGCCAAACTGTACGAGTTCCGCCGTGGTGTTAAACGCTGTGTCAGTATTTGTAGCTTGGCGTTTAGTATTGATGGCTTGTACTTGTGCTCATCAAGTAATACTGAAACAGTGCATGTGTTCAAATTGGATGACACTAAAGAAat ccCACAAATGCCCGACGAACAACAAAGCTGGATGTCATTTTTGTCAAAAGCCGTTACTGCATCAGCTAATTATTTACCAACTCAAGTAACAGATGTGTTCAACCAGGGAAGAGCAGTTGCTTCAATCCATCTACCGTTTCAAGGactaaaaaacatttgtaCTATAGTgat ggttGATAAAGTTTTAAGGTTACTGGTTGCTTCATCCCATggatatttgtatgtttataatttagatatggAAGAGGGTGGTGAATGTACTCTCTGGCGTACTCATAG ACTGGATGGCCAACTAGATGTAGTGGACAGCCCTAAACCAATCAAATTGAAGGAGGCCAATACAACCAAGTTAGATAAAAACACGAAAACAGAATcctcaattaataaaaatttag atGCAGAGAATCATGTTGACAGCTTGACTGATGTATCTGAAGATCGATTTAACTTGAATGACGATTCAGAGTTTCCTCCAGTTATATGA
- the LOC113555232 gene encoding WD repeat domain phosphoinositide-interacting protein 2 isoform X2: MSTGALELKYFSFGTAGKKVLSKSLAVGTKTGYRLYSLSSVDNLDQIYENESEDICIVERLFSSSLVAVVSLSSPRKLRVCHFKKGNEICNYSYSNTILGVKLNRARLVVCLEESLYIHNIHDMKVLHTIRDTPPNPAGLCCLSTNSDLCYLAYPGSSTTGEVQIFDAINLQSVSMISAHESPLAAMAISHQGNRIATASERGTVIRVFNISDGAKLYEFRRGVKRCVSICSLAFSIDGLYLCSSSNTETVHVFKLDDTKEIPQMPDEQQSWMSFLSKAVTASANYLPTQVTDVFNQGRAVASIHLPFQGLKNICTIVMVDKVLRLLVASSHGYLYVYNLDMEEGGECTLWRTHRLDGQLDVVDSPKPIKLKEANTTKLDKNTKTESSINKNLDTGPAVVLDTNHMTEDCLDCTLSVANPVGSYAGALRGHPSSSQSDAENHVDSLTDVSEDRFNLNDDSEFPPVI, from the exons aTCTCTTGCTGTTGGTACAAAGACTGGATATCGTTTGTATTCGTTGTCTTCCGTTGATAATTTAGaccaaatatatgaaaatg AATCTGAAGACATCTGTATTGTGGAGAGACTATTCAGCAGTAGCTTGGTTGCAGTGGTCAGCTTGTCGTCGCCACGTAAGTTAAGAGTATGCCATTTTAAAAAAGGAAATGAAATATGTAACTACAGCTACTCAAACACTATTCTAGGCGTGAAACTAAATAGGGCC AGATTAGTTGTATGCCTAGAAGAATCGttgtatatacacaatatacatgatATGAAGGTCTTGCACACAATCAGAGACACTCCACCAAACCCAGCAGGACTTTGTTGTCTATCTACAAACAGTGATTTGTGCTATTTGGCATATCCTGGTTCAAGTACAACTGGTGAAGTGCAAATTTTTGATGCCATCAATTtg caatCTGTGTCCATGATCTCAGCTCATGAAAGTCCTTTGGCAGCAATGGCCATTAGTCATCAAGGCAATAGAATAGCAACAGCCAGTGAACGAGGCACAGTTATTAGAGTGTTTAACATTTCTGATGGTGCCAAACTGTACGAGTTCCGCCGTGGTGTTAAACGCTGTGTCAGTATTTGTAGCTTGGCGTTTAGTATTGATGGCTTGTACTTGTGCTCATCAAGTAATACTGAAACAGTGCATGTGTTCAAATTGGATGACACTAAAGAAat ccCACAAATGCCCGACGAACAACAAAGCTGGATGTCATTTTTGTCAAAAGCCGTTACTGCATCAGCTAATTATTTACCAACTCAAGTAACAGATGTGTTCAACCAGGGAAGAGCAGTTGCTTCAATCCATCTACCGTTTCAAGGactaaaaaacatttgtaCTATAGTgat ggttGATAAAGTTTTAAGGTTACTGGTTGCTTCATCCCATggatatttgtatgtttataatttagatatggAAGAGGGTGGTGAATGTACTCTCTGGCGTACTCATAG ACTGGATGGCCAACTAGATGTAGTGGACAGCCCTAAACCAATCAAATTGAAGGAGGCCAATACAACCAAGTTAGATAAAAACACGAAAACAGAATcctcaattaataaaaatttag ATACTGGGCCTGCAGTAGTGTTAGACACTAACCATATGACTGAGGACTGCTTGGATTGCACACTGTCGGTAGCGA atCCAGTTGGAAGTTATGCTGGTGCCCTCAGGGGACATCCTTCATCCAGTCAGTCAG atGCAGAGAATCATGTTGACAGCTTGACTGATGTATCTGAAGATCGATTTAACTTGAATGACGATTCAGAGTTTCCTCCAGTTATATGA
- the LOC113555232 gene encoding WD repeat domain phosphoinositide-interacting protein 2 isoform X3: MNLSNSDLNERLYFINFNQDSTSLAVGTKTGYRLYSLSSVDNLDQIYENESEDICIVERLFSSSLVAVVSLSSPRKLRVCHFKKGNEICNYSYSNTILGVKLNRARLVVCLEESLYIHNIHDMKVLHTIRDTPPNPAGLCCLSTNSDLCYLAYPGSSTTGEVQIFDAINLQSVSMISAHESPLAAMAISHQGNRIATASERGTVIRVFNISDGAKLYEFRRGVKRCVSICSLAFSIDGLYLCSSSNTETVHVFKLDDTKEIPQMPDEQQSWMSFLSKAVTASANYLPTQVTDVFNQGRAVASIHLPFQGLKNICTIVMVDKVLRLLVASSHGYLYVYNLDMEEGGECTLWRTHRLDGQLDVVDSPKPIKLKEANTTKLDKNTKTESSINKNLDTGPAVVLDTNHMTEDCLDCTLSVANPVGSYAGALRGHPSSSQSDAENHVDSLTDVSEDRFNLNDDSEFPPVI; this comes from the exons aTCTCTTGCTGTTGGTACAAAGACTGGATATCGTTTGTATTCGTTGTCTTCCGTTGATAATTTAGaccaaatatatgaaaatg AATCTGAAGACATCTGTATTGTGGAGAGACTATTCAGCAGTAGCTTGGTTGCAGTGGTCAGCTTGTCGTCGCCACGTAAGTTAAGAGTATGCCATTTTAAAAAAGGAAATGAAATATGTAACTACAGCTACTCAAACACTATTCTAGGCGTGAAACTAAATAGGGCC AGATTAGTTGTATGCCTAGAAGAATCGttgtatatacacaatatacatgatATGAAGGTCTTGCACACAATCAGAGACACTCCACCAAACCCAGCAGGACTTTGTTGTCTATCTACAAACAGTGATTTGTGCTATTTGGCATATCCTGGTTCAAGTACAACTGGTGAAGTGCAAATTTTTGATGCCATCAATTtg caatCTGTGTCCATGATCTCAGCTCATGAAAGTCCTTTGGCAGCAATGGCCATTAGTCATCAAGGCAATAGAATAGCAACAGCCAGTGAACGAGGCACAGTTATTAGAGTGTTTAACATTTCTGATGGTGCCAAACTGTACGAGTTCCGCCGTGGTGTTAAACGCTGTGTCAGTATTTGTAGCTTGGCGTTTAGTATTGATGGCTTGTACTTGTGCTCATCAAGTAATACTGAAACAGTGCATGTGTTCAAATTGGATGACACTAAAGAAat ccCACAAATGCCCGACGAACAACAAAGCTGGATGTCATTTTTGTCAAAAGCCGTTACTGCATCAGCTAATTATTTACCAACTCAAGTAACAGATGTGTTCAACCAGGGAAGAGCAGTTGCTTCAATCCATCTACCGTTTCAAGGactaaaaaacatttgtaCTATAGTgat ggttGATAAAGTTTTAAGGTTACTGGTTGCTTCATCCCATggatatttgtatgtttataatttagatatggAAGAGGGTGGTGAATGTACTCTCTGGCGTACTCATAG ACTGGATGGCCAACTAGATGTAGTGGACAGCCCTAAACCAATCAAATTGAAGGAGGCCAATACAACCAAGTTAGATAAAAACACGAAAACAGAATcctcaattaataaaaatttag ATACTGGGCCTGCAGTAGTGTTAGACACTAACCATATGACTGAGGACTGCTTGGATTGCACACTGTCGGTAGCGA atCCAGTTGGAAGTTATGCTGGTGCCCTCAGGGGACATCCTTCATCCAGTCAGTCAG atGCAGAGAATCATGTTGACAGCTTGACTGATGTATCTGAAGATCGATTTAACTTGAATGACGATTCAGAGTTTCCTCCAGTTATATGA